In one Gossypium hirsutum isolate 1008001.06 chromosome D09, Gossypium_hirsutum_v2.1, whole genome shotgun sequence genomic region, the following are encoded:
- the LOC107957519 gene encoding B3 domain-containing protein At4g34400 — MVKKMSNFEAKNFYKVYLTTHSLHSMLIPATAVACPLTPATATLRNCNGQCWQVDLVKCDNKMYFRKGWRRFIDENSVVDGNFLIFNYVGGCVFDVKIYEFDACEKSIPYVVSEESESESEDDGSDSDDAMNDEGADSMEVEDEEIHPEDYVQHLNPYFVAKTTKSSQRMNELYIPTGIAKDFGVSLEDGEKITFVDLYNRKSIGKVVKWKDQRTCIKGWRSVLNRNKVNLERDTCICEFLLENGQQAEMGVQTKSIQVHVISRRKPSDLGIKASKKQKQK; from the exons ATGGTAAAAAAGATGTCCAACTTTGAAGCTAAGAACTTCTACAAGGTTTACCTCACCACACACAGCCTTCACTCCATG CTCATCCCAGCTACTGCTGTAGCCTGTCCATTGACGCCTGCAACAGCCACCCTTAGAAATTGTAATGGTCAGTGCTGGCAAGTGGACCTAGTCAAATGTGATAACAAGATGTATTTTCGTAAGGGCTGGAGAAGATTCATCGATGAAAACTCTGTAGTGGATgggaattttttaattttcaattatgtCGGTGGTTGTGTGTTCGATGTGAAGATATATGAGTTTGATGCTTGTGAGAAGAGCATACCTTATGTGGTGTCGgaagaatcagaatcagaatcagaagaTGATGGTAGTGATAGTGATGATGCTATGAACGATGAAGGAGCTGATTCTATGGAGGTTGAGGATGAGGAGATCCATCCAGAAGATTATGTTCAACATTTGAATCCTTATTTTGTGGCGAAGACCACAAAGTCTTCACAGAGGATGAACGAACTG TATATTCCAACTGGTATAGCCAAAGATTTTGGAGTGAGTTTAGAAGACGGGGAGAAAATTACATTTGTTGACCTATACAACCGGAAAAGCATTGGGAAGGTTGTGAAATGGAAGGACCAACGAACGTGCATAAAGGGGTGGAGAAGTGTGTTGAATCGAAACAAAGTCAATCTGGAGCGTGACACCTGCATTTGTGAATTCCTGCTCGAAAACGGACAACAAGCTGAAATGGGTGTGCAAACTAAGTCCATCCAAGTTCATGTTATCAGTCGCAGGAAACCTTCCGATTTGGGGATAAAGGCTAGCAAGAAGCAAAAGCAAAAGTGA